Proteins encoded within one genomic window of Spiroplasma sabaudiense Ar-1343:
- a CDS encoding alanine--tRNA ligase-related protein: MIELLKKLEPLNLEKTKFIGYENLDASAKVLGLYNKEGIGVQHLTGTGFVIFDQTPFYAISGGQDSDKGHLIFNQVEIEIIDVRKDVIPGYFIHEVNLSEQELRIGDLVDLRVCADFRYNSSLNHSALHITWQTILNNVGHYVEELGSKLNDERYQLQFCNDEMITPQLVLKAVEQINSKTIPEKIKSKIFFVTQEEAEAKNYLFEFTKIAPGEMVRMVEFPGIVIEPCSGTHIDSTEELKKIWFMNFTKTNKAVIIDMTTNPAVAKNYFKTKLEDRLKEIESQISKALEAGMRDSFDEQLKVARNLVEANNYIAIKELNEIGLNITALINKFLKNLEQENIKQFLSQDFQPKIIKDKFYYIETSNENYTNKLLISKASLLANENPEKVIILANQGQTNSNAVLVCNQKANFNVKLWFDEKLADKTGFKGGGGPLIIQIFSPAKEDFKTIKSALEE, translated from the coding sequence ATGATTGAATTATTAAAAAAACTAGAGCCTTTAAATCTTGAAAAAACAAAATTTATTGGTTATGAAAACCTCGATGCTTCAGCTAAAGTTCTAGGTCTTTACAATAAAGAAGGAATTGGAGTCCAACATTTAACGGGGACTGGGTTTGTAATTTTTGATCAAACACCATTTTATGCAATATCTGGAGGCCAAGATAGCGATAAGGGACACTTAATCTTTAATCAAGTTGAAATCGAAATAATTGACGTTCGAAAAGATGTTATTCCAGGATATTTCATTCACGAAGTTAACCTGAGCGAACAAGAACTTAGAATTGGAGATTTAGTTGACTTGAGAGTCTGTGCAGATTTTAGGTATAATTCCTCGCTTAATCATTCCGCTTTACACATTACTTGACAAACAATTTTAAACAATGTTGGCCATTATGTTGAAGAGCTTGGGAGTAAATTAAATGATGAGAGGTATCAACTACAATTTTGCAATGATGAAATGATAACTCCCCAGTTGGTTTTGAAGGCTGTTGAGCAAATTAATAGTAAAACAATTCCAGAAAAAATTAAATCAAAAATCTTTTTTGTTACCCAAGAAGAAGCAGAAGCTAAGAACTATTTATTTGAGTTTACAAAAATAGCTCCCGGTGAAATGGTTCGAATGGTGGAGTTTCCCGGAATTGTTATTGAACCGTGTAGCGGAACTCATATTGACAGTACCGAAGAGTTGAAAAAAATTTGGTTTATGAATTTTACCAAAACAAATAAAGCAGTTATTATTGATATGACAACAAATCCTGCAGTTGCGAAGAATTACTTTAAAACTAAATTAGAAGACCGCCTTAAAGAAATAGAGAGCCAAATTTCAAAGGCATTAGAAGCTGGGATGAGAGATAGTTTTGATGAACAGTTAAAAGTTGCTAGAAACTTGGTAGAGGCAAATAATTACATTGCTATTAAAGAATTAAATGAGATTGGCTTAAATATTACAGCCCTTATTAACAAATTTTTAAAAAATCTGGAGCAAGAAAATATTAAACAGTTTTTAAGTCAAGATTTTCAGCCAAAGATTATTAAAGACAAATTTTATTATATTGAAACCAGCAATGAAAATTATACAAATAAATTATTGATTTCTAAGGCGTCATTGTTGGCAAATGAAAATCCAGAAAAAGTTATTATTTTAGCAAACCAAGGTCAAACAAACAGTAATGCAGTCTTGGTTTGCAATCAAAAAGCTAACTTCAATGTTAAATTATGATTTGATGAAAAGTTGGCTGATAAAACCGGC
- a CDS encoding GIY-YIG nuclease family protein, whose protein sequence is MATLKLDSSNFNDDEKHLLYNSYTRYRLLRQAKLHNNPKTNHFAQDFQNRLVTNIEANFRVFSYKEIFETKKTEDLLGAGVYLIYLKDKSGNVVLTYVGESKNIWVRWKTHLKDINPKTSTKRKRLYSKLKKLFREQKLNYENVQFVKIVDQSDANQRLFSEAYFIYNFKSPVINANNKNLNSRAACTSGHGRMASCLTYQIREKEVIPVVQFRCRNQECRIKFEIF, encoded by the coding sequence ATGGCAACATTAAAATTGGATTCTTCCAATTTTAATGATGACGAAAAACACTTGTTGTATAATTCTTATACAAGATATCGTCTACTAAGACAAGCTAAACTACATAACAACCCCAAAACTAACCACTTTGCCCAAGATTTTCAAAACCGCTTAGTAACTAATATTGAAGCGAATTTCAGAGTTTTTAGTTACAAAGAAATTTTTGAAACTAAAAAAACAGAAGATTTATTAGGGGCTGGAGTTTATTTAATTTATCTAAAAGATAAATCAGGGAATGTTGTCTTAACATATGTTGGAGAATCCAAAAATATTTGAGTACGTTGAAAAACGCATTTAAAAGATATTAATCCTAAAACAAGCACTAAACGTAAGCGCTTATATTCAAAATTAAAAAAGCTCTTTCGTGAGCAAAAGTTAAATTATGAGAATGTTCAATTTGTTAAAATTGTTGATCAAAGTGATGCCAATCAAAGATTATTTAGTGAAGCTTACTTTATATATAACTTTAAGTCGCCAGTAATAAATGCTAATAACAAAAATTTGAATAGTCGTGCAGCTTGTACAAGTGGTCATGGTAGAATGGCTAGCTGCTTAACTTATCAAATTAGGGAGAAAGAAGTAATCCCGGTAGTACAATTTAGATGCCGCAATCAAGAATGTCGCATTAAATTTGAAATCTTTTAA
- a CDS encoding M17 family metallopeptidase: MILLNSKKEFELTLKAIDKKNIKNTLISTDEGSVTLISEDKAFYLTVDTAQCLYKGISKGLSDFFKNQKHDINIDVESFLQIDSKKGDAIFDAIVETAFFENHDLVSYKEKPQPKKDINLICKSDRSNRFEEEKIKMEFVNFTRDLQDTPPNLATSVMIADKISTKAKDIKGLKLTVYNKKQIEDLGMGLLLSVNAGSYVEPRVVVLEYVGDPKQEKIGLVGKGITFDSGGYSLKPSNFMEGMKFDMSGAAIMLSTVMALAKAQAKTNVMAIGLFTDNRIGGHATLVESVIKSMNGKTVEITNTDAEGRLVLADGITYAVRESKVDKIIDAATLTGAIVIALGKWQTGMFSTDDAWYQAVADAAKKAHEPVWRQPLIPEHLKAIQCSPVADLVNSEPGRNAGSSTAAAFLNSFAEGKPFVHLDIAGTADNGKRGTGVMIKTLFELLNKK, from the coding sequence ATGATATTATTAAATTCAAAAAAAGAGTTTGAGCTAACTTTAAAAGCTATTGATAAAAAAAATATAAAAAATACTTTGATTTCTACAGACGAAGGAAGTGTAACATTAATTTCTGAGGACAAGGCCTTTTATCTTACAGTCGATACAGCACAGTGTCTTTATAAAGGGATTTCAAAAGGTCTGTCAGACTTCTTTAAAAACCAAAAACACGATATAAATATTGATGTTGAGTCATTTTTACAAATAGATTCAAAAAAAGGGGATGCTATTTTTGATGCTATTGTTGAAACTGCGTTTTTTGAAAATCATGATTTAGTTTCATATAAAGAAAAACCCCAACCCAAAAAAGATATCAATCTAATTTGCAAGTCTGATAGAAGTAATCGCTTTGAAGAAGAAAAAATTAAAATGGAATTTGTAAACTTTACTAGAGATTTACAAGATACTCCACCAAATTTAGCTACAAGTGTAATGATCGCTGATAAAATTTCAACAAAAGCAAAAGATATCAAGGGATTAAAACTAACTGTTTATAACAAAAAACAAATTGAAGACTTAGGAATGGGTTTATTGTTATCTGTTAATGCTGGAAGTTATGTAGAACCACGAGTAGTTGTTCTAGAATATGTTGGCGATCCAAAACAAGAAAAAATCGGACTAGTTGGAAAAGGAATTACTTTTGACTCTGGGGGATATTCTTTAAAACCTTCAAATTTCATGGAAGGTATGAAATTTGATATGTCCGGAGCTGCAATAATGCTTTCAACTGTAATGGCTTTGGCCAAAGCGCAAGCAAAAACTAATGTTATGGCGATCGGATTATTTACAGATAATCGTATCGGAGGTCATGCAACTCTAGTTGAATCAGTAATTAAAAGTATGAACGGGAAAACTGTTGAAATAACCAATACAGATGCTGAAGGGCGTTTAGTATTAGCTGATGGAATAACTTATGCTGTTAGAGAGAGTAAAGTAGATAAAATAATTGATGCTGCAACCCTGACAGGGGCAATAGTTATCGCATTGGGAAAATGACAAACAGGAATGTTTTCAACAGACGACGCTTGATACCAAGCGGTTGCTGATGCTGCTAAAAAAGCCCATGAACCAGTTTGAAGACAACCACTAATTCCAGAACATTTAAAGGCAATTCAATGTTCTCCGGTTGCTGATTTGGTTAACTCAGAACCAGGTCGTAACGCTGGAAGTTCAACTGCTGCGGCATTTTTAAATTCTTTTGCCGAAGGTAAACCATTTGTTCACTTAGATATTGCTGGAACAGCTGATAACGGAAAACGTGGAACTGGTGTTATGATTAAAACTCTATTTGAATTATTAAATAAAAAATAA
- a CDS encoding M17 family metallopeptidase — MITLNKNNQEIFLKPILVKEIKNSLISKVSGKASLISEDKTLYLTIGEPFFQDPYFELSKAIKEIYKDFEFGLTISFDEFESILNCEELVFDAIVESLFWMEHQELSLKTTRSVVKKNYNILTKKDFDKHFLKTEIKMEFVNFARDLQDTPPNICTATYFGNQIQEKAKAIANVSVKILDKKEIEKLQMGMLLAVNAASYEEPRVVVVEYCSDANLEKTVLVGKGITFDSGGYSLKPASSMKGMKFDMTGAAVTCSTVLALAKNKAKANVAAVAVLTDNRIGGKGTLVESVVKSMNGKTVEILNTDAEGRLVLGDGLTYAVRNLKADRLIDVATLTGAIRFCLGTYMTGAFATNNEFYQEFELASHKGHEEIWRMPIHPQNFKYMRSSSIADLANIAPVPDGGSSNAAAFLAEFSEGRPLIHLDIAATGHTPTRGNAIMLKNIFELLNH, encoded by the coding sequence ATGATTACATTAAATAAAAATAACCAAGAAATTTTCTTAAAACCAATTTTGGTTAAAGAGATTAAAAATTCGCTAATTTCAAAAGTTAGCGGAAAAGCTTCATTGATTTCTGAGGACAAAACTTTATACTTAACAATTGGGGAACCATTTTTTCAAGATCCCTATTTTGAACTTAGCAAAGCAATTAAAGAAATTTATAAAGATTTTGAATTTGGACTGACAATTAGTTTTGATGAATTTGAAAGTATTTTAAATTGCGAAGAATTAGTTTTTGATGCAATTGTTGAGTCTTTATTTTGAATGGAGCATCAAGAACTTTCTTTAAAAACAACAAGATCAGTAGTTAAAAAGAATTATAATATTCTAACAAAAAAAGACTTTGATAAACATTTTTTAAAGACCGAAATTAAAATGGAATTTGTTAATTTTGCTCGCGACTTACAAGATACTCCCCCAAACATTTGTACAGCAACCTATTTTGGAAACCAAATTCAAGAAAAAGCTAAGGCAATTGCAAATGTAAGTGTTAAAATTTTAGATAAAAAAGAAATTGAAAAATTGCAAATGGGAATGCTGCTGGCAGTAAATGCTGCTAGCTATGAAGAGCCCAGAGTAGTTGTGGTTGAATATTGTAGTGATGCCAATCTTGAAAAAACCGTCTTGGTGGGAAAGGGAATTACTTTTGATTCTGGGGGATATTCTTTGAAACCCGCTTCAAGCATGAAAGGTATGAAATTTGATATGACCGGGGCCGCAGTTACTTGCTCAACAGTATTGGCTTTGGCAAAAAATAAAGCAAAGGCAAATGTTGCAGCTGTTGCCGTTCTAACAGATAATCGCATCGGAGGCAAAGGAACACTGGTTGAATCCGTGGTTAAAAGCATGAACGGAAAAACAGTAGAAATTTTAAACACTGATGCTGAAGGGCGTTTAGTATTAGGAGATGGTCTTACATATGCTGTTAGAAATTTAAAAGCAGACCGACTAATTGATGTTGCCACTTTAACAGGTGCGATTCGTTTCTGCCTGGGAACTTATATGACCGGAGCCTTTGCAACAAATAATGAATTTTATCAAGAATTTGAATTAGCATCGCATAAAGGTCATGAGGAAATTTGAAGAATGCCCATTCATCCTCAAAACTTCAAATATATGCGCAGCAGTTCAATTGCAGACTTAGCAAATATTGCTCCCGTTCCTGATGGAGGCAGCAGTAATGCGGCTGCCTTCTTAGCAGAATTCAGCGAAGGGCGCCCCCTAATTCACTTAGACATTGCAGCCACAGGCCACACACCAACTCGAGGAAATGCAATTATGTTGAAAAATATTTTTGAACTACTAAATCACTAG
- a CDS encoding type II toxin-antitoxin system RnlB family antitoxin, whose protein sequence is MKNLIKLKHSKYDWVFIIKKNESPLWYFRVLEREITQTNAKVIFDLNKKSENLEDRFYSCDLKNKVFDFSTFTKLTNLSNDLLQAIVEAYEK, encoded by the coding sequence ATGAAAAATCTAATTAAACTAAAGCACTCAAAATATGACTGAGTTTTTATAATAAAAAAAAATGAGTCCCCGCTATGATATTTTAGGGTTTTGGAACGCGAAATAACTCAAACAAACGCCAAAGTAATATTTGACCTAAATAAAAAAAGCGAAAACTTAGAAGATCGATTTTATTCATGTGATTTAAAAAATAAAGTTTTTGATTTTTCAACTTTTACAAAACTTACCAATTTATCAAACGATTTGCTCCAAGCAATTGTGGAAGCCTACGAAAAATAA
- the pepF gene encoding oligoendopeptidase F encodes MKRTEAKQEYKWDFSHLYKDAGAFKKELKNLEKIISKFEDFQGKLKEETKFFEYLELDTQTDLIFMKLGQYLHLQDIDQTNTELQELEGYMMTFYQKLKIATSFIAPELKEVGEKTIQGWLESNPKYSHHLFGMKKFFEQAKHILPAQDEELLSKVSRSRGAVGSLYDVLAYADRQEQLFTWKGKEQPLTQTLLTEIMEDSDPLKDQQLRREASKLFAKNFIDKKHSFAKIYEGILQASFENVKIRNYPSALEASLSSDAVPKEVYENLIAVGRKFIKPFKDYNLLIKNHYKFKKFYPTDRMLKLAKDHQKNYTVDEAKELIRTALLVLGNDYKEKLEIAWSANRIDYFEDTNKRDGAYSSGGAGVEPIILMNWDDKLSSVATLAHEIGHSVHTLFADESQKYPLSEYPIILAEVASTLNEHLLFEYLYKNATKKEEKIYLLQQRIGDLCGTFFRQIQFAEFELNCHNLVAQGEPITAEVLAQYYKTSEQGFGYEIFDSSDQLPFGWPRISHFFHSPFYVYKYAIDVTASFKLYQDVKDGNIDKVTSFLKAGGHKNPLEILKDVGIDFNEESTYEPLIKAIESMVQDLKDLLQN; translated from the coding sequence ATGAAGAGAACAGAGGCAAAGCAAGAATACAAATGAGATTTTTCCCACTTGTATAAAGATGCAGGAGCATTTAAAAAGGAATTAAAAAATCTAGAAAAAATTATTTCAAAATTTGAAGACTTTCAGGGAAAACTAAAAGAGGAAACTAAATTTTTTGAATATCTTGAATTGGACACTCAAACAGATTTGATTTTTATGAAATTGGGACAATATTTACACCTTCAAGATATTGATCAAACAAACACAGAGTTACAAGAATTAGAAGGGTACATGATGACCTTTTACCAAAAATTGAAAATTGCAACAAGTTTTATTGCACCAGAATTAAAAGAGGTTGGTGAAAAAACGATTCAAGGTTGATTGGAATCTAATCCAAAATACAGTCATCATCTTTTTGGAATGAAAAAATTCTTTGAGCAGGCAAAACACATATTACCAGCCCAAGATGAAGAACTTTTGAGTAAAGTTTCTAGATCACGTGGAGCTGTTGGAAGTTTATATGATGTTCTAGCTTATGCAGATCGTCAAGAACAGTTATTTACTTGAAAGGGCAAGGAGCAACCCCTAACTCAAACTTTGCTAACTGAAATAATGGAAGATTCAGATCCATTAAAAGATCAACAATTACGTAGAGAAGCTAGCAAGCTTTTTGCCAAAAATTTTATTGATAAGAAGCATTCTTTTGCTAAAATTTATGAGGGAATTTTACAAGCAAGTTTTGAAAATGTAAAAATTAGAAATTATCCATCGGCATTGGAGGCAAGTCTTTCAAGTGATGCAGTTCCTAAAGAAGTCTATGAAAATTTAATTGCTGTGGGAAGAAAGTTTATAAAACCTTTCAAGGATTATAATTTATTAATTAAAAATCACTATAAGTTTAAAAAGTTTTATCCAACAGACAGAATGCTAAAATTGGCAAAAGATCATCAAAAAAATTATACTGTTGACGAAGCAAAAGAATTAATTCGCACAGCTTTGCTTGTTTTGGGAAATGATTATAAAGAAAAATTAGAAATTGCCTGATCTGCAAATCGAATTGATTATTTTGAAGACACCAACAAACGTGATGGAGCTTATTCTTCGGGAGGAGCTGGCGTCGAACCAATTATTTTAATGAATTGAGATGATAAATTGTCTTCAGTTGCAACATTAGCGCATGAAATTGGTCACAGTGTCCACACATTGTTTGCTGATGAAAGTCAAAAATACCCATTAAGTGAATATCCAATTATTTTGGCTGAAGTTGCTAGTACTTTAAATGAACATTTATTATTTGAGTATTTATACAAAAATGCCACAAAAAAAGAAGAAAAAATCTACTTGCTTCAACAAAGAATCGGTGATTTATGTGGAACTTTCTTTAGACAAATCCAATTTGCAGAATTCGAATTAAATTGTCATAATTTAGTGGCTCAAGGAGAACCAATCACAGCGGAAGTTTTGGCGCAGTATTATAAAACCAGTGAGCAAGGGTTCGGTTATGAAATATTTGATTCATCAGACCAATTACCTTTTGGATGACCAAGAATCTCACATTTCTTTCATTCACCATTTTATGTTTATAAGTATGCCATTGATGTGACAGCCAGTTTTAAATTATACCAAGATGTTAAAGATGGCAATATTGATAAAGTTACTAGCTTTCTAAAGGCGGGGGGTCATAAAAACCCATTAGAAATTCTAAAAGATGTTGGAATCGACTTTAATGAAGAGAGCACTTATGAACCTTTAATTAAGGCAATTGAGTCAATGGTACAAGATCTTAAAGATTTGTTACAAAACTAA
- a CDS encoding J domain-containing protein encodes MDDLARIIWRILYYIFIWWIVDLIFRGNRNKKSKYNNSDDSGASYESDQEKTFANQSGLELQRCYEVLGVDESISTKELKKVYLELAKKYHPDSSNDPKSEEKMVEINSAYQYIRAHRGL; translated from the coding sequence TTGGATGATTTGGCAAGAATAATTTGAAGAATTTTATATTATATATTCATTTGGTGAATAGTAGACCTAATCTTTAGGGGAAACCGTAATAAAAAGAGCAAATATAATAATTCTGATGATTCTGGTGCTTCTTATGAAAGTGATCAAGAAAAAACATTTGCAAACCAATCAGGTTTGGAGCTTCAAAGATGCTATGAAGTTTTGGGTGTTGATGAATCGATTAGCACCAAGGAACTCAAAAAAGTTTATTTGGAATTAGCCAAAAAATATCACCCAGATAGTTCAAACGACCCAAAAAGCGAAGAAAAAATGGTTGAAATTAATAGTGCCTACCAATATATTCGCGCTCATCGGGGTCTATAA
- a CDS encoding peroxiredoxin, with the protein MNWKEKEYLLQNNNLKGFEDMKGPNGIVLFFYPKANTSGCILEVKAFQDKLEKIKKRGFTVVGVSRDNHKDQVEFATDCNITYDLICDTDLTLHRAFGVMTDESEPKVERSTFILDNGLNSKYEMRRVDPVGHIETIIKNL; encoded by the coding sequence ATGAACTGAAAAGAAAAAGAATATCTATTACAAAATAATAATCTAAAAGGTTTTGAAGATATGAAAGGTCCAAATGGTATTGTTTTATTTTTCTATCCCAAAGCCAATACCAGTGGCTGCATCCTTGAGGTCAAAGCCTTTCAAGACAAACTAGAAAAAATCAAAAAGCGCGGTTTCACTGTTGTTGGAGTTTCACGCGACAATCACAAAGATCAAGTTGAATTTGCAACCGATTGTAATATAACTTATGATTTGATTTGCGATACTGACCTAACTCTACACAGGGCTTTTGGAGTAATGACTGATGAATCCGAACCTAAAGTAGAAAGATCGACTTTTATTTTAGACAATGGATTAAATTCAAAATACGAAATGCGTCGAGTTGACCCTGTTGGCCATATCGAAACAATAATAAAAAATTTGTAA
- a CDS encoding HAD-IIB family hydrolase, whose amino-acid sequence MKLQHLDKKRLILIDLDGTALVKGGMSMHPKTIEVLKQAERDGHRVCIITGRPHRASIRFYRELGLSTLLTNFDGAHIHDPLKRMFKRMVLPISFETVMGVINDPIIKDSVDNILIENYNRAVVMKKDAFLENFFHLDDVEDDEYFIANPYEVWTGPSTNVVLTLKTPELKDNVLRRLEAFRNTIKVQTGTVYGHIDDENRSMITLTNKLVNKGYVSNILAQYYNKDIRDVIAFGDQMNDYDMIQLVGYGVAMKNGNDDLKAIASGITHQTNDEGGVGYFLEKLLAGEEV is encoded by the coding sequence ATGAAGTTACAACATTTAGATAAGAAAAGATTAATTCTAATTGATTTAGACGGGACAGCACTTGTAAAAGGTGGCATGAGTATGCATCCTAAGACAATCGAAGTACTCAAACAAGCAGAACGAGATGGTCATAGAGTTTGCATTATTACAGGTCGCCCGCACAGAGCAAGTATTCGCTTTTATCGAGAATTAGGACTTTCTACCCTTTTAACAAATTTTGATGGAGCCCATATTCATGATCCATTAAAGCGGATGTTCAAGCGAATGGTCTTACCAATCAGTTTTGAAACTGTCATGGGTGTAATTAATGACCCAATCATTAAAGATTCAGTTGATAATATTTTGATTGAGAACTATAATCGAGCAGTAGTAATGAAAAAAGATGCCTTTTTAGAGAACTTTTTTCATCTTGATGATGTTGAGGATGATGAATATTTTATTGCTAATCCTTATGAAGTTTGAACCGGACCAAGTACAAACGTAGTTTTGACATTAAAAACACCAGAATTAAAAGACAATGTGCTGAGACGTTTAGAAGCATTTAGAAACACAATTAAAGTTCAGACCGGAACGGTCTATGGCCATATTGATGATGAAAACCGCAGTATGATTACACTAACAAATAAGTTAGTAAATAAAGGTTATGTTTCCAATATATTAGCACAATACTATAACAAGGATATTCGCGATGTGATCGCCTTTGGAGATCAAATGAATGATTATGACATGATTCAATTGGTTGGTTATGGGGTCGCTATGAAAAATGGAAATGATGATTTAAAAGCTATTGCTTCAGGAATCACTCACCAAACAAACGATGAAGGTGGGGTCGGTTATTTTTTAGAAAAACTGCTTGCAGGTGAGGAAGTTTAA
- a CDS encoding ATP-binding cassette domain-containing protein: protein MQEVILKVNNLKKAYGKKTVLNDVSLEIIKGDRIAIIGPNGCGKTTFCETIAGILNYQSGQIVKTDSLIIGMQLQGNIAPKNIKVWDFIKYYLDVYNIDWSNEVLEKEFQKFAITDVIDKDVSKLSGGQQQKVNIFLSILNNPDLLILDELATGLDIEIVDTIYENLDRFLLDKEKTLLLISHNMEEIQNFSDKILFMNGGEITSINNTVDVIKEYGSVKDFVKEKFKEYSIENYENNNIGGLQNAKWAKDRKNK, encoded by the coding sequence ATGCAAGAAGTGATTTTAAAAGTAAATAATTTAAAAAAAGCATATGGTAAGAAAACGGTTTTAAACGATGTTTCCTTGGAGATTATAAAAGGCGACCGTATTGCGATAATTGGTCCGAACGGTTGTGGGAAAACTACTTTTTGCGAGACAATTGCAGGAATTTTGAATTACCAAAGTGGGCAAATTGTTAAAACAGATAGTTTAATTATTGGAATGCAACTACAAGGTAATATTGCTCCAAAAAATATTAAAGTTTGAGATTTTATAAAATATTATTTAGATGTTTATAATATTGATTGAAGTAATGAAGTTTTAGAAAAAGAGTTTCAAAAATTTGCAATTACAGATGTTATCGATAAGGATGTCTCAAAATTGTCTGGAGGCCAACAACAAAAGGTTAATATTTTTTTATCTATATTAAATAACCCAGACTTATTAATTTTAGATGAGTTAGCAACAGGATTGGATATCGAAATTGTTGATACCATTTACGAAAATCTTGATCGATTTTTATTAGATAAGGAAAAAACTTTATTATTGATTTCTCATAATATGGAGGAAATTCAGAATTTTTCGGATAAAATCTTGTTTATGAACGGCGGGGAGATAACCTCGATTAATAACACCGTTGATGTTATTAAAGAATATGGCAGTGTCAAAGATTTTGTCAAGGAGAAATTTAAAGAGTATAGTATTGAAAATTACGAAAACAATAATATTGGAGGTTTGCAAAATGCAAAATGAGCTAAAGACCGCAAGAATAAATAG